The proteins below come from a single Strix uralensis isolate ZFMK-TIS-50842 chromosome 8, bStrUra1, whole genome shotgun sequence genomic window:
- the CTBS gene encoding di-N-acetylchitobiase isoform X1, whose amino-acid sequence MGRPWDRWLLPLGLLQLLGGPAAGACPCRDPRLCHPIAGTGGFEVFVFDVGKETWKSYDWSKITTVAAFGEYDPELMCYAHSKGSRVVLKGDVPLKEIVDPAKRAAWISQQVDLAKNQYMDGINIDIEQEVNETSPEYYALTELVKETTDAFHREIPGSQVTFDGAWSPACIDKRCYNYTGIADACDFLFVMSYDEQSQIWTDCIAKANAPYLQTLVGYEEYISMGIDPKKLVMGVPWYGYDYVCQNLSKDHICSLFKVPFRGAPCSDAAGSQVPYRAIMKQVNSSLSGVLWDEVQKSPFYEYKDALGHFHQVWYDDPRSISLKAAYVKNRGLRGIGMWNGNSLDYSREAVAEQQTEAMWQALTPLQPTLVLCFSELFHNQIKVQLCPA is encoded by the exons ATGGGGCGGCCGTGGGACCGGTGGCTGCTGCCGCTCggcctcctgcagctgctgggcggccccgccgccggtgCGTGCCCCTGCCGGGACCCGCGGCTCTGCCACCCCATCGCGGGCACCGGCGGCTTCGAG GTCTTCGTGTTTGATGTGGGAAAAGAAACCTGGAAATCCTACGACTGGTCAAAAATTACAACTGTGGCAGCTTTTGGAGAGTACGATCCTGAGCTCATGTGCTATGCTCACTCCAAAGGCTCCAGGGTAGTACTGAAAG GTGATGTACCTCTTAAGGAAATTGTTGATCCCGCTAAAAGAGCAGCATGGATATCCCAACAGGTGGACCTTGCAAAAAACCAATATATGGATGGAATTAACATAGATATAGAGCAAGAAGTTAACGAAACCTCCCCTGAGTATTATGCATTAACAGAACTTGTTAAAGAAACCACAGATGCTTTTCACAGAGAAATACCAGGATCACAG GTAACATTTGATGGGGCTTGGTCTCCAGCATGCATAGATAAAAGGTGCTACAACTACACTGGGATTGCAGATGCCTGTGACTTCTTATTTGTGATGTCATATGATGAACAGAGCCAGATCTGGACAGACTGTATTGCTAAAGCCAATGCTCCTTACCTGCAGACTTTAGTTG GATATGAAGAGTACATTAGTATGGGCATTGATCCTAAGAAGCTTGTGATGGGCGTCCCCTGGTATGGCTATGACTATGTCTGCCAAAACCTATCTAAG gATCATATTTGTTCCCTTTTCAAAGTACCCTTCCGTGGGGCTCCTTGCAGTGATGCTGCAGGGAGTCAGGTCCCCTACAGAGCAATTATGAAGCAGGTGAACAGTTCTCTTTCAGGGGTGCTGTGGGACGAGGTACAGAAGTCTCCATTTTATGAATACAAG GATGCTCTTGGTCACTTCCACCAAGTATGGTATGATGACCCTCGCAGCATCTCTCTAAAAGCAGCATATGTGAAGAATCGAGGTTTAAGGGGCATTGGCATGTGGAACGGAAATAGTCTTGACTATTCCAGGGAAGCTGTAGCAGAACAACAAACTGAAGCAATGTGGCAAGCCCTGACACC CTTACAGCCCACACTGGTGCTCTGCTTCTCAGAACTGTTTCACAACCAGATTAAAGTGCAACTGTGCCCTGCTTAA
- the CTBS gene encoding di-N-acetylchitobiase isoform X2, with protein sequence MGRPWDRWLLPLGLLQLLGGPAAGACPCRDPRLCHPIAGTGGFEVFVFDVGKETWKSYDWSKITTVAAFGEYDPELMCYAHSKGSRVVLKGDVPLKEIVDPAKRAAWISQQVDLAKNQYMDGINIDIEQEVNETSPEYYALTELVKETTDAFHREIPGSQVTFDGAWSPACIDKRCYNYTGIADACDFLFVMSYDEQSQIWTDCIAKANAPYLQTLVGYEEYISMGIDPKKLVMGVPWYGYDYVCQNLSKDHICSLFKVPFRGAPCSDAAGSQVPYRAIMKQVNSSLSGVLWDEVQKSPFYEYKDALGHFHQVWYDDPRSISLKAAYVKNRGLRGIGMWNGNSLDYSREAVAEQQTEAMWQALTP encoded by the exons ATGGGGCGGCCGTGGGACCGGTGGCTGCTGCCGCTCggcctcctgcagctgctgggcggccccgccgccggtgCGTGCCCCTGCCGGGACCCGCGGCTCTGCCACCCCATCGCGGGCACCGGCGGCTTCGAG GTCTTCGTGTTTGATGTGGGAAAAGAAACCTGGAAATCCTACGACTGGTCAAAAATTACAACTGTGGCAGCTTTTGGAGAGTACGATCCTGAGCTCATGTGCTATGCTCACTCCAAAGGCTCCAGGGTAGTACTGAAAG GTGATGTACCTCTTAAGGAAATTGTTGATCCCGCTAAAAGAGCAGCATGGATATCCCAACAGGTGGACCTTGCAAAAAACCAATATATGGATGGAATTAACATAGATATAGAGCAAGAAGTTAACGAAACCTCCCCTGAGTATTATGCATTAACAGAACTTGTTAAAGAAACCACAGATGCTTTTCACAGAGAAATACCAGGATCACAG GTAACATTTGATGGGGCTTGGTCTCCAGCATGCATAGATAAAAGGTGCTACAACTACACTGGGATTGCAGATGCCTGTGACTTCTTATTTGTGATGTCATATGATGAACAGAGCCAGATCTGGACAGACTGTATTGCTAAAGCCAATGCTCCTTACCTGCAGACTTTAGTTG GATATGAAGAGTACATTAGTATGGGCATTGATCCTAAGAAGCTTGTGATGGGCGTCCCCTGGTATGGCTATGACTATGTCTGCCAAAACCTATCTAAG gATCATATTTGTTCCCTTTTCAAAGTACCCTTCCGTGGGGCTCCTTGCAGTGATGCTGCAGGGAGTCAGGTCCCCTACAGAGCAATTATGAAGCAGGTGAACAGTTCTCTTTCAGGGGTGCTGTGGGACGAGGTACAGAAGTCTCCATTTTATGAATACAAG GATGCTCTTGGTCACTTCCACCAAGTATGGTATGATGACCCTCGCAGCATCTCTCTAAAAGCAGCATATGTGAAGAATCGAGGTTTAAGGGGCATTGGCATGTGGAACGGAAATAGTCTTGACTATTCCAGGGAAGCTGTAGCAGAACAACAAACTGAAGCAATGTGGCAAGCCCTGACACCGTAA